From one Salinibacterium hongtaonis genomic stretch:
- a CDS encoding HepT-like ribonuclease domain-containing protein: MTLPPADRTARWLDDLDSALEAAATLAARGETAFQSDAALPLAFEALSNRVGDLCKRLVAADPVRFTEPIWSQAAGNRDFVVHHYDRLDSAALWVTVTRSFPELREAVQTQRRT; this comes from the coding sequence GTGACCTTGCCACCGGCAGATCGGACTGCGCGCTGGCTCGACGACCTCGATTCGGCGCTCGAAGCGGCCGCGACCCTAGCTGCCCGCGGCGAGACTGCCTTTCAGTCCGATGCGGCGCTCCCCCTTGCCTTCGAGGCGCTGTCAAATCGGGTCGGCGACCTCTGCAAGCGTCTTGTCGCGGCCGATCCAGTTCGTTTCACCGAGCCAATCTGGTCGCAGGCCGCAGGCAACCGCGACTTCGTCGTGCACCACTACGACCGCCTCGACAGTGCCGCGCTGTGGGTCACCGTTACGCGCAGCTTCCCCGAACTCCGAGAGGCTGTTCAGACGCAGCGGAGGACGTGA
- a CDS encoding PP2C family protein-serine/threonine phosphatase: protein MDYELTLSVGSLRLAVSSASDLGLVRKVNEDSFFADPPVFVVADGMGGHSFGDRASQSVAATFAAASPPQGLPSVEDVVSTIRDSNSAVVGLAGNDVAGTVSGTTLAGLALIAAGDDCHWMAFNVGDSRVYSWDGRALEQVTVDHSAVQELLDLGEISLREVATHPFRNVVTRAIGVGIDVDPDVWLLPLGGRQLFLVCSDGLTKELDDDQIASILADRFHLPEGQSVADRLVAAALAAGGSDNVTVVVVDSELAGSVHTADEETVDRGMPHHLEETRPRK from the coding sequence GTGGACTATGAACTGACACTGTCGGTGGGTAGCCTGCGCCTGGCCGTCTCGTCGGCATCCGACCTTGGCCTCGTTCGCAAGGTCAACGAGGACAGCTTTTTTGCTGACCCTCCCGTGTTCGTCGTTGCCGACGGCATGGGAGGGCACTCGTTTGGCGATAGGGCCAGCCAGTCCGTGGCCGCAACATTCGCTGCAGCCTCCCCGCCGCAGGGTTTGCCCTCGGTCGAAGACGTGGTCAGCACGATTCGCGATTCCAACTCGGCCGTTGTGGGCTTGGCCGGCAACGATGTGGCCGGCACTGTTTCTGGCACGACCCTCGCCGGCCTCGCGCTCATCGCGGCAGGCGATGATTGCCACTGGATGGCATTCAATGTGGGCGACAGCCGCGTCTATAGCTGGGACGGGCGCGCGCTCGAGCAGGTGACGGTCGATCATTCCGCCGTTCAGGAGCTGCTCGATCTGGGCGAGATTTCGCTTCGCGAAGTAGCGACCCATCCGTTTCGCAACGTCGTAACCCGGGCCATTGGCGTCGGCATCGACGTTGACCCCGATGTCTGGCTGTTGCCGCTCGGCGGGCGACAGCTCTTTCTCGTTTGCTCCGACGGGCTAACCAAGGAGCTCGACGATGACCAGATTGCGAGCATCCTGGCCGATCGGTTTCACCTGCCGGAGGGGCAGAGCGTTGCCGATCGTCTTGTAGCGGCTGCCCTTGCGGCTGGCGGCTCCGATAACGTGACCGTGGTCGTGGTTGATTCCGAGCTCGCTGGCTCGGTTCACACGGCCGACGAAGAAACCGTCGACCGCGGTATGCCGCATCATCTCGAAGAGACCCGACCCAGAAAGTAG
- a CDS encoding FHA domain-containing protein: MNPATQDDAEALWGLAPTGFRAVLDWLTRNGFSATPSFALIEWSGDEPSGTVRAIVRGDIRVAVDAAGTEQILDGSGVATWTEQVITGVSRVDITLSSPGQPAAGEPWMPLESGAAFVSRVVWGAGSGSVVGAADEGADADADAGAALDNEIEATVVQKRRVPAGVRAPRTTDGTDVVTGVVAGVASVAGVVAEATVRHASDAEQEQPAASEPTTAPLNSAIAESTMTQPPEQAAHDVAEPAAVEPAAVPDLAGDHDGMTIVSSDIKRMRAQRPRPTAAAAAIDESPSLFLELSTGGREKLSGQPVLVGRAPTAHKVSGNSVPRLVIIPGDKDISRNHAQITLEGGTVVVTDLHSRNGTQVIMPGRPAQQLRQGEPTSVIVGTVVDLGGGVTLTVREGE; encoded by the coding sequence GTGAACCCTGCGACTCAGGACGACGCCGAAGCACTCTGGGGTCTGGCCCCGACCGGGTTTAGGGCGGTTCTCGACTGGCTCACCCGCAACGGTTTTTCGGCCACCCCGTCGTTTGCGCTGATCGAGTGGTCGGGAGACGAGCCTTCCGGCACGGTGCGCGCCATCGTTCGCGGCGACATCCGAGTAGCGGTGGATGCTGCCGGCACCGAGCAGATTTTGGACGGCTCCGGGGTAGCAACGTGGACGGAACAGGTCATAACGGGGGTCTCGCGGGTCGACATCACGCTCTCCTCGCCCGGACAGCCTGCTGCGGGCGAACCGTGGATGCCGCTCGAATCGGGCGCCGCCTTTGTCTCGAGGGTGGTGTGGGGAGCGGGCTCCGGGTCTGTTGTCGGCGCCGCCGATGAGGGTGCCGACGCCGACGCCGATGCCGGCGCTGCGCTCGATAACGAAATCGAAGCAACTGTTGTGCAAAAGCGGCGGGTGCCAGCGGGCGTTCGTGCGCCGCGCACCACAGACGGCACTGATGTCGTGACCGGCGTCGTGGCCGGGGTTGCCAGCGTCGCCGGAGTTGTTGCCGAGGCCACAGTGCGCCACGCGTCGGATGCCGAGCAGGAGCAGCCAGCAGCGTCGGAGCCCACAACGGCTCCGCTGAATAGTGCCATTGCCGAGTCCACGATGACCCAGCCCCCGGAGCAGGCGGCGCACGACGTCGCGGAGCCTGCCGCCGTCGAACCCGCGGCCGTGCCCGACCTCGCAGGCGACCACGATGGAATGACGATCGTCTCGAGCGACATTAAGCGGATGCGCGCCCAGCGCCCGCGGCCGACCGCCGCTGCTGCCGCCATCGACGAGTCGCCATCCCTCTTTCTTGAACTGTCAACGGGCGGGCGCGAGAAGCTATCGGGTCAACCGGTCCTGGTGGGCCGCGCACCGACGGCGCACAAGGTTTCGGGCAATTCGGTGCCGCGTCTCGTGATCATCCCCGGCGACAAAGACATTTCCCGCAACCACGCTCAGATCACCCTTGAGGGCGGAACCGTGGTGGTCACCGATCTCCACTCGCGCAACGGCACCCAGGTGATCATGCCCGGTCGGCCAGCGCAGCAGCTTCGACAGGGCGAGCCCACGAGCGTTATCGTCGGCACCGTCGTGGACCTCGGTGGCGGGGTTACCCTCACCGTGCGGGAAGGCGAGTGA
- a CDS encoding TIGR00645 family protein, producing the protein MKETRESRPQSAWMSGVGSLIFFSRWLQAPLYLGLIIAQLIYVVVFMVELWHLGEHVISHWPAVDESIIMLYVLGLIDVVMIANLLIMVIIGGYETFVSRINLDGHPDQPEWLSHVNANVLKVKLAMAIIGISSIHLLKTFIEVADLGSTNVENITGNTYTQEGVLWQVVIHMVFIVSAIALAWIDRMSLGGKPHGEANVSPASVPAPHSAPPELVAVGAAAPRDREAQAAHYEALARELRAHQQ; encoded by the coding sequence ATGAAAGAAACCCGCGAATCCCGACCACAAAGTGCATGGATGTCGGGTGTGGGTTCGCTCATCTTCTTCAGTCGCTGGCTGCAGGCCCCCCTTTACCTGGGCCTCATCATCGCGCAGCTGATCTACGTGGTCGTCTTCATGGTCGAGCTCTGGCACTTGGGCGAGCACGTCATCTCGCACTGGCCCGCCGTCGACGAGTCGATCATCATGCTCTACGTTCTCGGCCTCATCGACGTGGTCATGATCGCGAACCTGCTCATCATGGTGATCATCGGCGGCTACGAGACGTTCGTTTCTCGCATCAACCTCGACGGGCATCCCGACCAGCCGGAGTGGCTCTCGCATGTGAACGCCAATGTGCTCAAGGTGAAGCTGGCGATGGCCATCATCGGCATCTCCTCGATCCACCTGCTCAAGACGTTCATCGAGGTGGCCGACCTGGGCTCGACCAACGTTGAGAACATCACCGGCAACACCTATACGCAGGAAGGTGTGCTCTGGCAGGTCGTGATCCACATGGTGTTCATCGTCTCGGCCATCGCCCTGGCCTGGATCGACAGGATGTCGCTGGGCGGCAAGCCCCATGGCGAGGCGAACGTGTCTCCCGCGTCGGTGCCTGCCCCGCACTCGGCGCCGCCTGAGCTGGTTGCCGTGGGTGCCGCCGCTCCGCGGGATCGCGAGGCGCAGGCCGCTCACTATGAGGCCCTCGCCCGCGAGCTTCGGGCTCACCAGCAGTGA
- a CDS encoding serine/threonine-protein kinase, whose translation MRRQTSNPPELPGYTFIKLLGSGGFSDVFLYEQHLPKRRVAVKVLLTEELTAANRAAFVAEANLMAQLSAHPYIVSIFHADVASDDRPYFVMEYCSGPSLAERYKREPLPVVDVLRTGVRVAGAVATAHAAGILHRDIKPGNVLTNDYGWPALTDFGISSAVDDEVPMHTASIDSLTADAGGTTGSASVGMSVPWSPPEMFADDPNPDVRADVFSLAATLYTLLAGHTPFEIRGRSNGVLDLIGRIERGLVTPLTRTDVPRSLTAVLAKGMATRREDRFATAIEFARALQRVELELGYSPTTIDVPNLVVDDSVRGDATDDDDATRARGVATIDAQPESARIDGFMPPAASEDATQVRGAQRIDAQPAPASTEAVGETVVRPRVAVTPPPAPPANTAPAVEDGESDEQGSRTNRLVLWLAGAAVVVIAAGVAISLALGGVPSASEVDPSPSTSPGGGGAAVIETIPTPQLVSVSEQPGVLHFVVDNPKPVDGDAFIWRRVDRGAAEPARSSADGTFTVEGFDGSSVCVEVRIVRSGRDSANPLEECYPG comes from the coding sequence ATGCGCAGGCAGACTTCCAACCCGCCAGAGCTGCCGGGGTACACCTTTATTAAGCTGCTCGGTTCCGGTGGCTTTAGCGATGTCTTTCTCTATGAACAGCATCTGCCCAAGCGCAGGGTCGCGGTCAAGGTGCTTCTCACGGAGGAGCTCACAGCGGCCAACCGTGCCGCCTTCGTGGCCGAGGCCAACCTCATGGCGCAGCTTTCTGCGCATCCCTATATAGTCTCGATCTTTCACGCCGACGTCGCATCAGACGACCGCCCCTACTTCGTCATGGAGTACTGCTCTGGCCCCAGCCTCGCGGAGCGGTACAAGCGCGAACCGCTGCCCGTGGTCGACGTTTTGCGCACCGGCGTGCGGGTGGCCGGTGCCGTTGCAACCGCGCACGCTGCAGGCATTCTGCACCGCGACATCAAGCCCGGCAACGTGCTCACGAACGACTATGGCTGGCCAGCCCTCACCGACTTCGGCATCTCCTCTGCCGTCGACGACGAAGTGCCGATGCACACCGCGAGCATCGACTCCCTCACTGCGGATGCTGGCGGCACCACGGGCAGCGCGTCCGTGGGAATGTCGGTGCCGTGGTCTCCGCCCGAAATGTTCGCGGACGACCCCAACCCGGATGTGCGGGCAGACGTTTTTTCGCTCGCGGCAACCCTCTACACGCTTCTGGCCGGTCACACTCCGTTTGAGATTCGCGGCAGGTCTAACGGTGTGCTCGACCTCATCGGGCGCATCGAGCGGGGCCTGGTCACGCCTCTCACTCGCACGGATGTGCCCAGATCGCTCACGGCGGTGCTCGCCAAGGGCATGGCAACTCGGCGCGAAGACCGCTTCGCTACTGCCATCGAATTCGCCCGGGCTCTGCAGCGGGTGGAGCTTGAGCTTGGCTATTCACCCACTACGATCGATGTTCCCAACCTGGTCGTCGACGACTCGGTGCGGGGCGACGCCACAGACGATGACGACGCCACCCGGGCCAGGGGCGTTGCCACGATCGATGCGCAACCCGAATCCGCCCGAATCGACGGCTTTATGCCGCCCGCGGCATCTGAGGATGCGACGCAGGTGCGGGGCGCACAGCGCATCGATGCTCAGCCAGCACCGGCATCCACCGAGGCGGTGGGTGAGACCGTCGTGCGCCCCCGCGTGGCCGTCACACCACCGCCAGCGCCCCCGGCAAACACAGCACCGGCGGTCGAGGATGGCGAAAGCGATGAGCAGGGCTCGCGCACCAACCGACTCGTGCTGTGGCTCGCAGGGGCCGCAGTTGTGGTCATCGCCGCGGGCGTTGCCATCAGCCTTGCACTCGGTGGGGTGCCCAGCGCATCCGAGGTCGACCCGAGCCCGTCGACCTCGCCCGGTGGCGGAGGCGCGGCGGTGATCGAGACGATCCCCACGCCCCAGCTGGTCTCGGTGAGCGAACAGCCGGGAGTCCTGCACTTTGTCGTGGACAACCCCAAGCCAGTGGATGGCGATGCCTTCATCTGGCGGCGCGTGGACCGAGGAGCGGCGGAACCCGCTCGCAGTTCGGCCGACGGCACATTCACGGTCGAAGGTTTTGACGGATCCAGCGTCTGCGTTGAGGTGCGCATCGTGCGCTCAGGGCGCGACTCTGCCAACCCCCTTGAGGAGTGCTACCCGGGATGA
- a CDS encoding FUSC family protein, which yields MTEAASSRTLELEAATRAAIAVAVPLTVLLIVGRIDLAVYASFGSFTALYGRSEPYRVRLVSVSTAAISLTATIALGVLLACLGTPLVPTATALVAVIAFGILAHASLGWIPGQPVFFVFALLVCAAVPTTWAEAPVAIGLAAASAALSWLLCMSGWMLRTLGGQRMAHRFRPLHRTPVRRLAAVRDAVVWRTIAATSGAALLAGAIALLLGIGRPYWAVVTVVAVMPLAHASFSFSRSLHRTLGTIGGVVVAGLVLAASPPAIVIVVFAVVCQFVIELLIGKSYGLALVFITPLALTMSNLSQPSEVLPLVTDRVVETAVGVAVAIMLVAARRWWVSRRAATP from the coding sequence GTGACCGAGGCTGCCTCGAGCAGAACCCTCGAGCTTGAGGCAGCCACCCGCGCTGCGATTGCCGTCGCTGTGCCCCTCACCGTTCTCCTGATCGTGGGGCGCATCGACCTGGCCGTATATGCGTCGTTCGGGTCGTTCACCGCGCTCTACGGCCGCAGCGAGCCCTACCGCGTTCGTCTCGTCTCGGTGTCGACGGCGGCCATCAGCCTCACGGCGACAATCGCACTCGGCGTGCTGCTGGCCTGCCTTGGCACTCCCCTCGTGCCGACGGCGACAGCCCTGGTCGCGGTCATCGCGTTCGGCATTCTCGCCCACGCCTCATTGGGGTGGATCCCCGGCCAACCGGTGTTCTTTGTCTTCGCGTTGCTCGTGTGCGCCGCCGTGCCCACCACCTGGGCGGAGGCGCCTGTCGCGATCGGCCTGGCCGCAGCATCCGCAGCTCTGTCGTGGCTGTTGTGCATGAGCGGATGGATGCTGCGCACTCTGGGCGGGCAGCGCATGGCCCACAGGTTCCGCCCTCTTCACCGCACGCCTGTTCGCCGCCTTGCCGCGGTGCGCGATGCGGTGGTGTGGCGCACGATCGCCGCAACCTCGGGCGCTGCCCTTCTGGCGGGGGCAATTGCACTGCTGTTGGGTATCGGCCGACCGTACTGGGCTGTCGTCACGGTGGTTGCGGTGATGCCGCTCGCCCACGCGTCGTTCTCGTTTAGCCGCTCGCTGCACCGAACGCTGGGCACGATCGGCGGTGTTGTCGTGGCGGGGCTCGTTCTTGCCGCGAGCCCCCCGGCCATTGTCATTGTTGTTTTCGCGGTGGTGTGCCAGTTCGTGATCGAACTCCTCATTGGCAAGAGCTATGGGCTCGCGCTCGTGTTCATCACCCCCCTCGCGCTGACCATGAGCAACCTCTCGCAGCCCTCCGAGGTTTTGCCGCTCGTGACTGATCGGGTTGTGGAGACGGCCGTGGGTGTCGCCGTGGCGATCATGCTGGTCGCGGCGCGGCGATGGTGGGTGTCGCGGCGCGCGGCCACGCCATAG
- a CDS encoding alcohol dehydrogenase catalytic domain-containing protein yields the protein MKAWQFTGTNKPLEFNEVAEPHAGPGQVVVAVKAAGVCHSDVTALDDPGWMPLFPVLPRTMGHENAGVITEVGPGMDHWKVGDRVGLSPVMGDGDALGYGVWDGGFGPYLLATDDNLVRLPDEVSFELGAMATDAGLTAYHAIMAVGGAKAGMKVGVIGLGGLGYIGARVAALSGAEVYGAEINPETRALADEIGLTAVADSIEAFKDKNLELIVDYAGFGTTTSAAIETLTEFGTVVQVGMGRLESTINTYPLIINQLSLKGSKSGTKQDLEALYELMKSGQLNPPMNIITQAEIAEAIDKLRAGGVVGRFIAVYE from the coding sequence ATGAAGGCATGGCAGTTCACCGGTACGAACAAGCCGCTCGAGTTCAACGAGGTCGCTGAGCCCCATGCGGGTCCCGGGCAGGTCGTGGTTGCGGTGAAGGCCGCTGGAGTCTGCCACTCCGATGTCACGGCGCTCGACGACCCGGGCTGGATGCCGCTCTTTCCCGTGCTCCCCCGCACGATGGGGCACGAGAACGCTGGCGTCATCACCGAGGTCGGCCCGGGAATGGACCACTGGAAGGTGGGCGACCGTGTGGGCCTCTCCCCCGTGATGGGCGACGGCGATGCCCTCGGCTATGGAGTGTGGGATGGCGGCTTCGGGCCGTATCTCCTCGCCACCGACGACAACCTCGTCAGGCTGCCCGACGAGGTCTCATTCGAGCTCGGCGCGATGGCGACGGATGCTGGCCTCACCGCCTACCACGCCATCATGGCGGTCGGCGGCGCCAAGGCGGGCATGAAGGTCGGCGTGATCGGCCTCGGGGGGCTCGGCTATATCGGAGCCCGCGTCGCCGCGCTCTCGGGCGCCGAAGTCTACGGAGCCGAGATCAACCCGGAAACCCGCGCGCTTGCCGACGAGATCGGCCTCACCGCGGTTGCCGACTCCATCGAAGCGTTCAAAGACAAGAACCTCGAGCTCATCGTCGACTACGCCGGATTCGGCACCACAACATCCGCCGCCATCGAGACCCTCACCGAGTTCGGCACGGTCGTGCAGGTGGGCATGGGCCGCCTCGAATCCACCATCAACACTTACCCGTTGATCATCAATCAGCTCAGCCTCAAAGGCTCAAAGTCGGGCACCAAGCAAGACCTCGAAGCCCTCTACGAGCTGATGAAGTCGGGCCAGCTCAACCCGCCCATGAACATCATCACCCAGGCCGAGATCGCGGAGGCAATCGACAAGTTGCGCGCCGGAGGTGTCGTTGGGCGGTTTATTGCCGTTTACGAGTAG
- a CDS encoding TerC family protein, whose translation MELALPAWFEIGSLVVLTAIIVFDLILAYKRPHIPTVKESSLWIAFYVGLALLFAALMFILGDAEHGGQFIAGWLTEYSLSIDNLFVFLIIMSRFKVPRKYQQEVLMVGIVIALVLRAIFIILGAAIIENFSWVFYIFGAFLLFTAWNQAFTGHEDEEEKESKIIAFLRRRISITEDFDGGKLRTVVDGKKVFTPILVVIIALGTTDLVFALDSIPAIFGITQSPFIVFAANVFALMGLRQLYFLLGDLIDRLVYLKYGIAFILAFIGVKLVFHAMHANELPFINGGEPILWVPEINTWLSLGVIVASMVVATVASLIKLHRSPLAMPLGAPNFHGEEEDDEKPKSH comes from the coding sequence ATGGAACTTGCCCTGCCCGCCTGGTTCGAAATCGGCTCGCTCGTTGTCTTGACGGCGATCATCGTCTTCGACCTCATCCTCGCCTACAAGCGCCCGCACATTCCCACGGTCAAGGAGTCCAGCCTCTGGATCGCCTTCTATGTGGGTCTCGCGCTCCTCTTTGCCGCTCTCATGTTCATCCTGGGGGATGCCGAACATGGCGGGCAGTTCATCGCCGGTTGGCTCACGGAATACAGCCTGAGCATCGACAATCTGTTCGTCTTCCTCATCATCATGTCCCGCTTCAAGGTGCCGCGTAAATACCAGCAAGAGGTGCTCATGGTGGGCATCGTCATCGCGCTTGTGCTGCGCGCGATCTTCATCATCCTTGGCGCTGCGATCATCGAGAACTTCAGCTGGGTGTTCTACATCTTTGGCGCATTCCTGCTCTTCACGGCCTGGAACCAGGCGTTCACCGGGCACGAGGACGAAGAAGAGAAGGAAAGCAAAATCATTGCATTCCTGCGTCGCCGCATCAGCATCACCGAGGATTTCGACGGCGGCAAGCTGCGCACCGTTGTCGACGGCAAGAAGGTCTTCACGCCCATCCTTGTTGTCATCATCGCGCTCGGCACGACCGACCTCGTCTTCGCGCTCGACTCGATCCCCGCAATCTTCGGAATCACGCAGAGCCCGTTCATCGTGTTCGCCGCCAACGTGTTCGCCCTCATGGGCCTCCGCCAGCTCTACTTCTTGCTCGGTGACCTGATCGACCGCCTGGTCTACCTCAAGTACGGCATCGCCTTCATCCTGGCGTTCATCGGCGTCAAGCTTGTGTTCCACGCGATGCACGCCAACGAGCTGCCGTTCATCAACGGTGGCGAGCCGATTCTGTGGGTCCCCGAGATCAACACGTGGCTCTCACTCGGTGTGATCGTGGCCTCCATGGTCGTCGCCACTGTCGCGAGCCTGATCAAGCTGCACCGCAGCCCCCTGGCCATGCCGTTGGGCGCGCCGAACTTCCACGGCGAAGAAGAAGACGACGAGAAGCCCAAGTCGCACTAG
- a CDS encoding nucleotidyltransferase family protein: protein MSNIVPEPVATVADARSSLSKILRDFRRAPSTATPVAIGSHRRPEAVIVPFEQFRMLAEGGTQHHESTLAKLRKRRTLIRRLAALSKVDDVAVFGSVARESDTESSDIDLLVSPSPDASMFDLAQFEIDMEELTGRAVDVVSRRSLDADRDHAILEHAVPL from the coding sequence ATGTCGAATATCGTTCCCGAGCCAGTCGCGACCGTCGCGGATGCGCGCTCCTCACTGTCTAAAATCCTGCGCGATTTTCGGCGCGCGCCGTCGACGGCTACCCCCGTGGCGATCGGCTCCCACCGACGCCCGGAGGCCGTGATCGTTCCCTTCGAGCAGTTCCGGATGCTCGCTGAGGGCGGCACACAGCACCACGAGTCGACCCTCGCTAAGCTTCGAAAACGGCGCACTCTCATCCGTCGACTCGCTGCACTCAGCAAGGTAGACGACGTGGCAGTGTTCGGTTCGGTCGCCCGCGAGTCCGACACTGAGTCGAGCGACATCGATCTTCTCGTCTCCCCTTCGCCTGACGCGAGCATGTTCGACCTCGCTCAGTTCGAGATCGACATGGAGGAGCTCACAGGGCGTGCCGTTGATGTCGTGTCACGCAGGTCGCTCGATGCGGATCGCGACCACGCAATCCTCGAGCACGCCGTGCCGCTGTGA